The region ATTCGCGATCGCCTCATCTGACAACGGAAACCGCTTTTGTTCCTGAATATCTGCTTCAGTAATTGCGACAACTAAAATTCGAGGATCGGGGGCAGAGTTGGAACGAATTTGCACCATCCGGTCGAAGGTTGCCAATTCCAGTGATTGCAGCCAGCCAAACTGACGCACTCCTGCCACAAGTCCAGTTGCGAGGAAACTTGCCAACCCAACTGAAAGCAGTGCCCCTCGTTTAGATAAACGCTCTCTGGCAACTGGAGCACCAGGAGAAGAATAGTCCGAAATCTCCAGTAAATCAGTTGCCATCTGCCGCATTTCAGTAGGGGGAATCAGAGTTTCGTCATCCCAGCTTGCATGTTGCTGCACATCGGTAGGGTGCGCCAGCGCCGTTTGCTCCAGCGCATTCAATACTTCTGTTGCTGACTGAAACCGCTGATTGAAGTGATAGCGAACCATCTTGTCTAGAATGCTGGCAAGCCACGGGCTGACATCAGCGCGATCGCGCCAAATCACTTCGCCAGTTACGGGATGGGTGGGTAACTGAGATGGATGCATTCCGGTCAACGCTTGAATCGCTGTCATGCCTAAGGCATACAAATCACTGTTGAAACGGGGTTTCCCTGCCAACTGTTCCGAAGGCGCATATCCTTGAGTCGCAATCCCGATAGTTAGTTTGGAGTGATCCAGGTCTTGCAAAATTTGGGTGTTTAGTTCTTTCACGGCTCCAAAGTCAATTAATACGAGCCTTCGGTCTTGCTGCCGTCGCATCAAATTGCTGGGTTTAATATCCCGGTGAATGACATTTCTTTCATGAACAAATTCCAGGATTTCTAGTACATCCCGAAGCAACATCACAACCTGCGATTCATCTAATCGATGAAGAATCCTCAGTTCTTCGCTCAAAGATCGCCCCTCGATGTATTCTTGAACCAGATAAAATTCGTTGTTCTCTTCAAAATTGTTGAGCAGGGTGGGGATGCGATCGTGGTTACCCAACTTTCTTAAAGTTTCCACTTCTTTGAAGAAAAGTCGTCGCGCTGTTTCCAGGAAAGCAGGATCTTGCGTAACAGGCTTAAATAGCTTGATAACACATTTGCAGTCGCCATTCTGATGGGTATCCTCTGCTATGAACGTCTGCCCGAAGCCCCCGCTTCCTAGCACTCGAATTAATCGGTAGCGTTCTTCAAGCAGCGAATCCAACATTTGACTCGTGGTAGCTATCAGCGTTCGTTCAACAAACCAATCAATTACTCAGTTAATCGCGCCTCAGCCGGAAAAACCAGAAACTCTTTTGTAAAGTTAACGAAGGGGTAGGGTTATCTCGCAATTAAACCTTGTCTACACCCAAATTCGTAGCCTTACCTTAGAGAAACCTCTGGTTTCCGAGTTGGACGTGGGTTAGAGGATATAAGCAGCAACTCTTTAACTTGGCTAGTTTTTTTCTTGGTCGATTCGCTTTATTGTAAACCACCCGTGAGGAAGTCTGCTGCAACCTGCTTGGTTCAACCGCCTTTGGGAAAATGCTCAATCTGGGCATAACCACTGAAAATCAGGCGATCGCCCTGAGTTTCCAGACGGTTAATCCGCATCGATACTCCATCCAGGTCAAATCGATCCAAATCCACCATATTATTCAAAACCACTGCAAACTCCTGGGTCAGAATTTGCGAAATGCCATGCAGGTTCTCTGGCACCCCATGCCCCTCAAACGCAGGGTTTTGAAATAAAATGCGACGCCGCCGTTCGACATCCAAGGTCGCAGATAGGCTAATAGGCACTAGGCCGTTCGGTAATTCAGCCTTAGCAAAAATCTTGATCTGGTTATTGGGTAAAAGCTGTACGCTGACATCCTGAAAAGAAACAGGTTCTCCACCAGAAAACTGCATCAGTTCAGGATTATCAAGATTTTGCATCCGCTTCTTCACCAGTTCTGCTGTGAATGCATGATTAATTCCTGCTTGGGTTAGCGTCACCTGCGCCACAGCTTGCGTTGGTTGCCGCAAACGAATTTTTCCACTCAGCAGTGAACTGAAATCAATCGCCACTGCATCAGTTTCAAATGACATTTCTTCAACCAGAAAATCTCGTCGGATTATCAGATTCCGACCACTCATTCGAAAACTATCAATGCTTCCTTGTAACAATTTACTGGAGGGATTACAACGGATAACCACATCCACCGATTCACACTCCGAAAACAAGTGTCGAATGGATTGACTGGCAACTGAATTGAGCATGCGCTCTCCAAAGTCAGTTCCAGAAGAATTTGCCGTGAAGCTGCCAAACATATCTGTTTTTCCCGCAGAATGGCTCCCCACCATTTTGTAACAGATTGTGAAGATACGGCAACTATCGAGGATTGTTCCTTATACCGCTTTAATTGAAGGCTGCGCAGAATAGGGCTTCTAGAACGCACTCATACGAGGAGAGCGTGATTCAGATGTCGTTAAAAGTAGACAGAGATCGTCAAATTTATGGTTAATAACCAAAAAGGTTCCAAACCAGCTAAGGTCTGAAACCCTTTTATCTATCTTTTTATCTATGCGGATGAAAGGACTTGAACCTTCACGCCTTGCGGCACTAGAACCTAAATCTAGCGCGTCTGCCAATTCCGCCACATCCGCAAAAATCAGTTCTACTATCATAGCAAGGAGTTCAAGAGAGTGGGGCTGTTTTTAGATGAGTCATTGATTCGGTTTTCTGATTTCCACCTCTCTCATACCAATTCTTTACGATGCTCTACCTTTATCAGCATGCCCCCCATAAGCGTAACAATTGTCGACACCGGGCTTAACAGATGAACAAGCTACTGTCTATCCATGCATTACCTGTGCCTGGATTGTCGCCAATACCCTGTATTCATCTTAAAAGTGCAATCGATTGCACAGACCTACCGCCGATAGGCTGAAGCGAACCGCTCAATTCCGGCTAAATCTGAATGAATTTGGATACCTTGATACTGACTGTTTTCTTCTAACAACGTCGCGACTGTTTCTGCCTGCCCTGCCATCATTTCTACCAACCATACTCCCCCCGATCGCAAGTAATCAGGAGCGATGGCAATCAGATGGCGAATGCAATCCAAGCCATCGCTTCCCCCATCCAGCGCGAGATGCGGTTCATGCCGCGTTACTTCTGGCTGAAGCTCTAACACTTGCTGACAGGGAATATAAGGCGGATTGGAAACAATGCCACTCAGTTGCTTTTTAAGATGGGCTAGCGGTTCCAGCCAGGAACCCTGATAGAAGCAAACTCGTTCCGTAAGATGATAAGCTGCTGCGTTTGCCTGAGCGATCGCCAATGCCTCACCGCTGATATCCACCGCATGAATCGTCGCAGTTGGAAATGCTATTGCCAAACCCAATGCGATCGCACCACTGCCAGTACCAAGATCTGCCCAGTGAGGAGGACAGGGGTCAGGGGATAGGGAATCAAGGATTGAGGGGGCGGGGGAATCCATACCCGACGCTCGCCCCCTGATGCCCTGATTCATTTCTCCTAACTCCCAACTTCCGGCTCCCAGATTCCTTGTTTCGGATA is a window of Leptolyngbyaceae cyanobacterium JSC-12 DNA encoding:
- a CDS encoding putative transmembrane sensor domain protein (IMG reference gene:2510096891~PFAM: Protein kinase domain; CHASE2 domain), yielding MLDSLLEERYRLIRVLGSGGFGQTFIAEDTHQNGDCKCVIKLFKPVTQDPAFLETARRLFFKEVETLRKLGNHDRIPTLLNNFEENNEFYLVQEYIEGRSLSEELRILHRLDESQVVMLLRDVLEILEFVHERNVIHRDIKPSNLMRRQQDRRLVLIDFGAVKELNTQILQDLDHSKLTIGIATQGYAPSEQLAGKPRFNSDLYALGMTAIQALTGMHPSQLPTHPVTGEVIWRDRADVSPWLASILDKMVRYHFNQRFQSATEVLNALEQTALAHPTDVQQHASWDDETLIPPTEMRQMATDLLEISDYSSPGAPVARERLSKRGALLSVGLASFLATGLVAGVRQFGWLQSLELATFDRMVQIRSNSAPDPRILVVAITEADIQEQKRFPLSDEAIANTIQRLQQYKPRVIGLDVFRDIPQEPGRTALLSALKASNVIAITNLGMPMTPAPSSVPFERVGFNDVVLDTDSVVRRNLLFANLPDREEVFHSFALRLATLYLAKNRILLKPNPRDRTLAQLGQAEFMPLTSNFGGYSNLDDRGYQIMMQYRGQNAIQQVSLGDVLKGRMQPEQIQDKIVLIGTTAANAKDLFQTPFSPLDAENPRMPGVMIHAHMVSQFLDTALGEKKLIWAWSEPLEIAWILGWAIVAGSLAWLIRHRPFVFVLAEGLLFMSLLGVSYIIFLRGGWLVIAAPAIAIFLSVTANIIVQTTSSSTKD
- a CDS encoding Protein of unknown function (DUF2993) (IMG reference gene:2510096892~PFAM: Protein of unknown function (DUF2993)) — protein: MVGSHSAGKTDMFGSFTANSSGTDFGERMLNSVASQSIRHLFSECESVDVVIRCNPSSKLLQGSIDSFRMSGRNLIIRRDFLVEEMSFETDAVAIDFSSLLSGKIRLRQPTQAVAQVTLTQAGINHAFTAELVKKRMQNLDNPELMQFSGGEPVSFQDVSVQLLPNNQIKIFAKAELPNGLVPISLSATLDVERRRRILFQNPAFEGHGVPENLHGISQILTQEFAVVLNNMVDLDRFDLDGVSMRINRLETQGDRLIFSGYAQIEHFPKGG
- a CDS encoding hypothetical protein (IMG reference gene:2510096893), whose amino-acid sequence is MVINHKFDDLCLLLTTSESRSPRMSAF
- a CDS encoding putative methylase of HemK family (IMG reference gene:2510096895~PFAM: Methyltransferase small domain~TIGRFAM: HemK family putative methylases) → MSSLGSSEQFSSSNKGREFVITGETLWNWWQWARQAAIAHHIPPTEADWLLQAIARLDRLEIWLGSFKHREQVWLSVPGDALESLWRQRLTQRVPVQYLAGQVPWREFMLQVSPAVLIPRPETELIIDLAVELSETRNLGAGSWELGEMNQGIRGRASGMDSPAPSILDSLSPDPCPPHWADLGTGSGAIALGLAIAFPTATIHAVDISGEALAIAQANAAAYHLTERVCFYQGSWLEPLAHLKKQLSGIVSNPPYIPCQQVLELQPEVTRHEPHLALDGGSDGLDCIRHLIAIAPDYLRSGGVWLVEMMAGQAETVATLLEENSQYQGIQIHSDLAGIERFASAYRR